One genomic window of Psychrobacillus sp. INOP01 includes the following:
- a CDS encoding FadR/GntR family transcriptional regulator yields the protein MKEYTMNTIRRSTLSQQVLEQIIFMITSGQLKPGDKLPAEMALMEQLDVSRPVLREALGSLETLEIITRRPRSGTFVNDKVGSSPFKAMLALSINNIPAVIEARMTLELGLVTIAAEKISDDQLEKIKETIERIQENPNSDYGKLDKEFHRLIAQSANNPVVEGMIDSLLITHEKTDSLITYREPSITIEHHLAIYEALKKRDPHESFKQMYKHLRYVREKILDDYEKE from the coding sequence ATGAAGGAGTATACAATGAACACCATCCGTAGGAGTACTTTGTCACAGCAGGTGCTAGAACAAATTATTTTTATGATAACAAGTGGACAATTGAAGCCAGGCGATAAACTACCAGCTGAAATGGCATTGATGGAACAGCTTGATGTAAGCCGCCCAGTATTACGTGAGGCTCTAGGGTCATTGGAAACGTTGGAAATTATTACAAGAAGACCCCGGAGTGGTACATTTGTTAATGATAAAGTGGGCAGCAGTCCGTTCAAGGCAATGCTAGCATTGTCCATTAATAATATCCCTGCCGTTATTGAAGCACGAATGACTTTAGAATTGGGACTCGTCACAATCGCAGCTGAAAAAATATCCGATGATCAACTTGAAAAAATAAAAGAAACAATTGAAAGAATTCAAGAAAATCCAAATAGTGATTATGGGAAATTAGATAAGGAATTTCATCGGCTTATTGCGCAAAGTGCAAATAATCCTGTAGTCGAAGGGATGATCGACTCCCTTCTTATCACACATGAAAAAACAGATAGCTTGATCACTTATCGTGAGCCTTCTATTACGATCGAGCATCATTTAGCAATATATGAAGCGTTGAAAAAAAGAGATCCTCATGAATCGTTCAAACAAATGTATAAGCATTTGAGATATGTAAGGGAAAAAATATTAGATGATTATGAAAAAGAATAA
- the fosM gene encoding FosM family fosfomycin resistance protein: MSVKGLNHFLFSVSDLENSIDFYQKVFDAKLLVKGRSTAYFDLNGMWLALNVENDIPRDEISQSYTHIAFSIEETEFDEIFDKLKGLNVNILPSRLRDERDKKSIYFTDPDGHKFEFHTGTLQDRLDYYKQDLKHMEFFD, encoded by the coding sequence ATGTCGGTAAAAGGTCTAAACCACTTTCTATTTTCAGTTTCTGATTTGGAAAATTCTATTGATTTCTATCAAAAAGTATTTGACGCTAAGTTGCTAGTAAAAGGTAGAAGCACTGCCTACTTTGATTTAAATGGTATGTGGCTTGCTCTTAATGTAGAGAATGACATACCCCGTGATGAAATAAGCCAGTCATACACACATATTGCTTTTTCAATTGAAGAAACAGAATTTGATGAAATTTTTGACAAACTAAAAGGATTAAATGTAAATATATTACCCAGTCGTCTAAGGGATGAAAGAGATAAGAAATCTATTTACTTTACTGATCCAGATGGTCATAAATTTGAGTTTCATACAGGTACTTTACAAGATAGGTTAGATTACTATAAACAAGACTTAAAGCATATGGAATTTTTTGATTAA
- a CDS encoding competence protein ComK: MKDIKGDSELIDNQTLLLESVFKDKVKTRIVTTHGIYNSEESILNLLEDACNRFASTLEGRLKATKKLMNYSVKTPLLIEPNHFGAFPTMSYRHVECVWIFSHPFNVEEVSKGKSVVLFTNGISVSVNASKHVLLKQHQRLHTTLNIYGIYHRNK; encoded by the coding sequence GTGAAGGATATTAAAGGTGATTCTGAATTGATTGATAACCAAACATTACTGCTTGAGTCCGTTTTTAAAGATAAGGTAAAGACGCGAATCGTGACGACCCATGGAATTTATAATTCAGAAGAGAGTATATTGAACTTACTTGAAGATGCATGTAATCGATTTGCATCCACGCTAGAAGGACGGTTGAAGGCAACGAAAAAATTAATGAATTATTCGGTAAAGACACCATTACTAATAGAACCGAATCATTTCGGCGCTTTTCCAACTATGTCCTATAGGCATGTGGAGTGTGTATGGATATTCAGTCACCCTTTCAATGTGGAAGAGGTGAGCAAAGGAAAGTCAGTCGTCCTTTTTACAAATGGAATCTCTGTTTCTGTGAATGCTTCTAAGCATGTGTTGCTCAAACAACATCAAAGACTACACACCACGTTAAATATATATGGTATCTACCATCGAAATAAGTAG
- a CDS encoding S8 family serine peptidase produces the protein MKSVIYLVVLLVLVLLLPDISYAQNGMDEKSSGTDRVIVEVLNEDGQEEIESLTWDELDKMEDVQQVEVLEPDYIRSIGVVHTNIAMNPTWSAKRIGVEQMKEQLISKKNDVIVAIIDTGVDNTHPLLADRVIEGYDFVDNDRDAMDKHMHGTHVAGIITQSTPEHVKVLPIRSLDADGNGYDTNIAKGIHYAVDNGASIINMSLAGENYSTYLANAIEYAIQHDVLIVVASGNKGMDTEKFYPASEQRVIVVSATDENDQVTDFSNTGASIDIAAPGVSILSSIPGGKYALMDGTSMAAPHISAVASMLKLDDPTRTIQEIEDLIKQYADDKGAANWDSLYGEGIVNVSSYQKYSMIQQKQASADYISLPKYTNVPLDKKWTINFNRILTNTKIISVFMYSDEKEVPINVSFTRGTDKLMVTPKANFEANSPYLLDIRVAGGDRYMMNFETASVEE, from the coding sequence ATGAAATCTGTTATATACCTGGTAGTTTTATTGGTGCTAGTTCTTTTGTTACCTGATATTTCCTATGCGCAAAATGGAATGGACGAGAAATCATCTGGGACGGATAGAGTGATAGTCGAGGTCCTTAATGAGGATGGGCAAGAAGAGATTGAAAGTTTAACGTGGGATGAGTTAGATAAGATGGAAGATGTTCAACAGGTTGAAGTGTTAGAACCAGATTATATTCGTTCCATTGGTGTTGTCCATACTAATATAGCGATGAATCCTACTTGGTCTGCAAAGCGAATTGGTGTTGAGCAGATGAAGGAGCAGTTAATATCAAAAAAAAATGATGTAATTGTGGCTATTATTGATACGGGAGTAGATAATACGCATCCTTTGCTAGCTGATAGAGTGATAGAGGGATATGATTTTGTAGATAATGATAGAGATGCAATGGACAAGCATATGCACGGAACACATGTCGCAGGAATAATTACACAATCTACGCCGGAGCATGTGAAAGTGCTCCCAATACGTTCTCTGGATGCAGATGGGAATGGGTACGATACGAACATTGCTAAAGGAATCCATTATGCAGTAGATAACGGAGCATCTATTATTAATATGAGTTTAGCAGGAGAAAACTATAGCACATATTTGGCAAATGCCATTGAATATGCGATCCAGCATGATGTTCTCATAGTAGTTGCCTCAGGAAATAAAGGAATGGATACCGAAAAATTTTATCCTGCCTCTGAACAAAGAGTGATTGTCGTATCTGCGACAGATGAAAATGATCAGGTAACGGATTTTAGCAATACAGGAGCATCGATTGACATTGCAGCACCGGGTGTAAGCATTCTATCTAGCATCCCTGGAGGAAAATATGCCCTAATGGATGGCACATCAATGGCTGCCCCCCATATTAGTGCCGTTGCCTCCATGTTAAAATTAGATGATCCTACTAGAACCATTCAAGAAATCGAAGACTTGATCAAACAATATGCGGATGATAAAGGTGCGGCAAACTGGGATTCACTTTACGGAGAAGGTATTGTAAATGTCTCCTCTTACCAAAAGTATTCTATGATCCAGCAAAAACAGGCATCAGCTGACTACATCTCACTACCAAAATATACAAACGTCCCACTTGATAAAAAATGGACCATCAACTTTAATCGTATTCTCACAAATACTAAAATCATCTCTGTCTTTATGTACTCCGATGAAAAAGAAGTCCCAATTAATGTCTCCTTTACAAGAGGTACCGATAAATTAATGGTAACACCTAAAGCTAATTTTGAAGCAAATTCTCCCTATCTGCTCGACATACGAGTCGCTGGTGGTGATCGATATATGATGAATTTCGAAACAGCTTCAGTTGAAGAGTGA
- a CDS encoding PTS ascorbate transporter subunit IIC gives MAFFEFLMNEILSIPAVLVGLMVLVGLVAQRAAATKVMSGTLKSIIGLLILGAGAGVIVGSLDSLGGIIEEAFHIQGVIPNNEAVVAIAQQMFGTETALIMGFGFVANILFARFTPWKYIFLTGHHTFFMAALLSAVLGTSGMEGATLVIVGSLLLGFFMVLMPALGQPFMRQVTGNDDIAIGHFGTFGYISAGLIGKWFGNKSKSTEDIKISEKWAFLKDSLISTALTMIAIFIILAVLAGSDVVSNFSGDQNYIMFSIMQGITFAAGLSIILLGVRMILNEIVPAFKGIADKLVPGAKPALDIPIVFPFAPTAVMIGFLFSFAGGLISMALLGVLSLPLIIPGLVPHFFTGAGAGVFGNATGGRIGAAAGGFVNGVLISFLPAFLLPVLGELGFANTTFGDSDFGVIGIIIGFIASLFS, from the coding sequence ATGGCTTTTTTTGAATTCTTAATGAATGAGATTTTAAGCATTCCTGCTGTGTTAGTTGGTTTAATGGTCTTGGTTGGACTTGTTGCTCAACGTGCTGCTGCTACAAAAGTGATGTCTGGGACTCTTAAAAGTATTATAGGTTTACTTATTTTAGGTGCAGGTGCGGGGGTCATTGTAGGTTCGTTAGATTCGTTAGGCGGAATTATTGAAGAAGCCTTCCATATTCAAGGTGTCATTCCGAATAATGAAGCGGTAGTTGCTATTGCTCAGCAAATGTTTGGTACGGAAACAGCACTTATTATGGGATTTGGATTCGTTGCGAATATTTTATTTGCTCGTTTTACACCTTGGAAATATATCTTTTTAACCGGGCATCATACATTCTTTATGGCCGCTTTGCTATCTGCCGTTTTAGGAACATCTGGCATGGAAGGCGCTACTTTAGTAATTGTTGGTTCTTTACTATTAGGCTTTTTCATGGTTTTGATGCCAGCACTTGGTCAGCCATTTATGAGACAAGTGACGGGAAATGATGACATTGCGATTGGTCACTTTGGAACATTTGGTTATATTTCTGCTGGTTTAATAGGAAAATGGTTTGGCAATAAATCGAAATCCACAGAGGATATTAAAATCTCAGAGAAATGGGCATTTCTGAAGGATTCATTGATATCTACTGCATTAACAATGATAGCTATTTTCATCATATTAGCTGTTTTAGCAGGTTCAGACGTTGTGTCTAATTTCTCCGGAGACCAAAACTATATTATGTTCAGTATCATGCAAGGTATTACATTTGCCGCTGGTTTAAGTATTATTTTACTCGGTGTACGTATGATTCTTAATGAAATCGTGCCGGCATTTAAAGGAATTGCAGATAAGCTTGTTCCTGGTGCAAAACCTGCATTAGATATACCGATTGTTTTCCCATTTGCACCAACAGCTGTAATGATAGGTTTCCTTTTCAGTTTTGCCGGGGGGCTTATTAGTATGGCATTGTTAGGGGTATTGTCATTGCCACTGATCATCCCAGGTCTAGTACCTCACTTCTTTACAGGAGCGGGTGCCGGGGTATTTGGTAATGCAACAGGAGGTCGAATTGGTGCTGCTGCGGGTGGATTTGTAAATGGTGTTTTAATAAGCTTCTTGCCAGCATTTTTACTACCCGTTTTAGGAGAACTTGGTTTTGCAAATACAACATTTGGTGATTCGGACTTTGGTGTAATAGGAATTATTATTGGATTCATTGCAAGTCTATTTAGCTAA
- a CDS encoding GNAT family N-acetyltransferase produces MNFSKLLGTFPTVQTKNIILRKLQLKDALSLYNYYSNENVYRHLDWNGPGTLERSYEVINAWNKGFEEGWIIRFAIADKVTDEVIGTIFLSEFAGKRAETGYELSEEYWCRGIMSEAIHEVLSIGFNQLGLVRIQAIVTDENIASKKLLTKFNFKEEGCLRQFECHSVTGECKDMIIYGLLQNEFPGK; encoded by the coding sequence ATGAACTTTTCGAAATTATTAGGAACGTTTCCGACAGTACAAACTAAAAACATTATACTTAGAAAGTTGCAGTTGAAGGATGCTCTTAGTTTATACAACTATTATTCAAATGAAAATGTATATCGTCACCTAGATTGGAACGGACCAGGAACTTTAGAAAGAAGTTATGAAGTAATCAATGCTTGGAACAAAGGTTTTGAAGAAGGTTGGATTATTCGTTTTGCCATTGCTGACAAAGTAACAGATGAAGTTATTGGCACGATTTTCTTAAGTGAGTTTGCAGGCAAACGAGCTGAAACAGGTTATGAATTATCTGAAGAATATTGGTGTCGTGGTATTATGTCTGAAGCAATACATGAAGTATTATCAATAGGATTTAATCAGTTAGGCTTAGTAAGAATCCAGGCAATCGTCACAGATGAAAACATAGCCTCAAAGAAATTATTGACAAAATTCAACTTTAAGGAAGAAGGCTGTTTAAGACAGTTTGAATGTCATAGTGTTACGGGAGAATGTAAAGATATGATAATCTATGGTTTGCTTCAAAATGAATTTCCCGGAAAATAA
- a CDS encoding NUDIX hydrolase, translating into MSYIQTIRKLIGNEMLMTVGCGIIIEHENQILLQHRTDQDIWGIPGGVMEPGETFLETAVRETFEETGLIVEQLQLFGLYSGEEGFAEYQNGDKIFSVQIIFHSSCFSGELLHKTEESHEHRFFSRNNLPHLNSHQERFIKDWVNKVTLPVVK; encoded by the coding sequence ATGAGTTACATACAAACAATACGTAAGTTAATTGGAAATGAAATGCTAATGACTGTAGGCTGTGGCATTATTATTGAACATGAGAATCAGATTTTACTACAACATCGGACAGATCAGGATATTTGGGGTATTCCAGGTGGGGTTATGGAGCCTGGAGAAACGTTTCTTGAAACTGCTGTACGTGAGACATTTGAGGAAACAGGATTAATAGTTGAACAATTACAGTTGTTTGGTCTTTATTCAGGTGAAGAAGGATTTGCAGAATATCAGAATGGAGATAAGATTTTCAGCGTCCAGATTATATTCCATTCCAGTTGTTTTTCAGGAGAGTTACTACATAAAACGGAAGAAAGTCACGAACATCGATTCTTTTCCCGTAATAACCTACCTCATTTGAACTCGCATCAAGAACGATTCATTAAGGATTGGGTAAACAAGGTAACCCTTCCAGTTGTAAAATAG
- a CDS encoding transketolase family protein: protein MLISVRDQFGKHLAQIAKDDSRVLALDGDLGNSTRLDSIEKETVDSFLQMGIAEQNMVGVAAGLASVGFQPWVCSFATFLTKRALDQIVVSIAQTNFDVKLVGSYSGLLTSNTGKTHHSLDDIAIMTTIPNMTVIAPADASETVAAMKAMHQTAGPMYLRLTRDETIPSFLADAEFEIGKGKTLAEGTDILIVSTGSTTYRVAEVIKQMEGVSIAHQHFPTLKPFDKELLLEGARKVQLVVTVEEHYIRGGLGSIVSEILSEELPKRVYRIGVPDRFLGCGTDEELLAANGLSVEEIRKSLSNELIRLR, encoded by the coding sequence ATGTTGATAAGTGTCCGTGACCAATTTGGAAAGCACTTGGCGCAAATAGCAAAAGATGATTCCAGAGTTCTTGCTCTGGATGGAGATCTTGGAAACTCTACACGTCTAGATTCTATAGAGAAAGAAACAGTCGATTCCTTTTTACAAATGGGGATTGCAGAGCAAAATATGGTGGGCGTGGCAGCGGGGTTAGCTTCGGTCGGATTTCAGCCTTGGGTATGTAGCTTTGCCACTTTTTTAACAAAAAGAGCATTAGATCAAATTGTAGTCAGTATTGCCCAGACCAATTTCGATGTGAAGCTAGTTGGCAGTTATAGTGGATTGCTGACAAGCAACACTGGTAAAACACATCACTCCTTAGATGATATAGCTATCATGACCACGATACCAAATATGACTGTCATTGCCCCTGCCGACGCGAGTGAAACGGTCGCTGCTATGAAAGCTATGCATCAAACAGCAGGACCTATGTATTTAAGGTTAACTAGGGATGAAACGATTCCTTCTTTTTTAGCTGATGCTGAATTTGAAATTGGAAAGGGTAAAACGCTGGCGGAAGGGACGGACATCTTAATAGTAAGTACCGGGAGTACAACCTACCGTGTAGCTGAGGTTATTAAACAAATGGAAGGTGTGTCAATTGCCCACCAGCACTTTCCAACGCTCAAGCCATTTGACAAAGAATTGTTATTAGAAGGTGCTAGAAAAGTTCAACTTGTAGTAACAGTAGAAGAGCATTATATACGTGGTGGGCTTGGAAGTATCGTTTCAGAAATTTTATCGGAAGAATTACCTAAGAGAGTCTATAGAATTGGAGTTCCCGATAGGTTTTTGGGTTGTGGGACGGATGAAGAGTTGTTGGCGGCAAATGGACTTTCGGTGGAAGAAATCAGAAAGTCGCTTTCTAATGAATTGATAAGGTTACGGTGA
- a CDS encoding PTS sugar transporter subunit IIB gives MKILAVCGMGFGSSMMLKITIEKILKEKGITADVETADFTTASSTYADIIFTNEEFAKQLEGGKAKVVSVKNIADANEVRIGLESVLNT, from the coding sequence ATGAAAATATTAGCAGTATGCGGAATGGGTTTTGGATCTAGCATGATGTTGAAAATAACAATCGAAAAAATATTAAAGGAAAAAGGCATAACAGCGGATGTAGAAACTGCCGATTTTACCACAGCTTCCAGCACCTATGCAGATATCATTTTTACTAATGAAGAATTTGCTAAACAATTGGAAGGAGGAAAAGCAAAGGTTGTTAGTGTAAAAAATATTGCGGATGCAAATGAAGTAAGAATCGGATTGGAGTCGGTACTAAACACATAA
- a CDS encoding STAS domain-containing protein, with product MASIDQELYEYLIENSSNITSQWFAAKSGFNGSFYSDNPNPDIDQVLMEQHALTIRTVAYAFLEEENGFQEQLLLWAETVAKSRIEHNTPIHDVIQALHKTRETIWLYVEYFANDNLDELLNTHILKWSRLFNTAFDQLIHSFSSRYYELSSKRLNAQQSLINELSIPVIPILDGVGVLPVIGDIDTTRARLLLESVPYKCVEVGIDKLFIDISAVSVMDTMVANEMFHLIDVLQLLGIKTSLSGIRPEVAQTSIQLGVDFGNISTFSSLKQALLRTGLYNRIPGK from the coding sequence ATGGCATCGATTGATCAAGAACTTTATGAATACCTTATAGAAAATTCAAGTAATATTACGAGTCAATGGTTTGCAGCAAAAAGTGGTTTTAATGGCTCTTTTTATTCCGATAATCCGAATCCAGATATAGATCAAGTTTTGATGGAACAACATGCTTTGACTATTAGGACTGTTGCTTATGCTTTTTTGGAGGAAGAGAATGGATTTCAGGAGCAACTTCTATTGTGGGCAGAGACAGTAGCAAAAAGTAGAATTGAACATAATACACCGATTCATGATGTAATACAGGCTTTACATAAAACTCGTGAAACCATATGGCTGTATGTGGAGTACTTTGCAAATGACAACCTCGATGAATTGCTCAATACCCATATACTAAAATGGAGTCGCTTATTTAATACAGCATTTGATCAGCTTATTCATAGCTTCTCATCAAGATATTATGAACTATCTAGCAAAAGATTGAATGCCCAACAATCTTTAATAAATGAATTGAGTATTCCCGTTATACCAATTTTGGATGGTGTTGGGGTATTACCGGTTATTGGGGATATTGATACGACTCGGGCAAGGTTATTATTGGAAAGTGTGCCCTATAAATGTGTAGAAGTTGGTATAGATAAACTTTTCATAGATATTTCGGCTGTTTCGGTTATGGATACAATGGTAGCAAATGAAATGTTTCATCTAATAGATGTACTTCAATTGCTAGGCATCAAAACTTCTTTATCTGGTATTCGTCCGGAAGTGGCACAGACTTCCATCCAATTAGGAGTGGATTTTGGCAATATTTCTACTTTTAGTTCGTTAAAACAGGCACTGTTGAGGACGGGACTTTATAATCGTATCCCAGGTAAATAA
- a CDS encoding transketolase, whose translation MLQSNDQLKLTATVLRKRILSTAYYKKQGHVGGSLSCADILVSLFFHQLSIDPSNPKWEDRDRFVLSKGHTALGLYATLALRGYISEEELKTFDQYESRLQAHPDMTKLDALDMSTGSLGQGLSAAVGMAIGAKRLKKDFQVYCLIGDGESQEGQIWEAANIAEKYKLDNLIVILDQNGLQQYGWKNGDKRLNPECYGRRKFESFGFETWEVDGHCMEDLIAVLTEVKGRQEGHPKAIIANTTKGKGVRFMENNYVWHSKAPNDEEYIMALTELGEEV comes from the coding sequence TTGCTACAATCAAATGATCAATTAAAACTGACAGCTACGGTGCTGAGGAAAAGAATATTATCTACTGCTTATTATAAAAAACAGGGTCATGTTGGTGGTTCTCTATCATGTGCGGATATTTTAGTTAGTTTATTTTTTCATCAATTATCTATCGATCCGTCTAATCCGAAATGGGAGGATAGGGATCGATTTGTGTTATCAAAGGGTCATACGGCATTGGGGCTTTATGCCACACTAGCACTGAGGGGATACATTTCCGAAGAGGAGCTTAAAACCTTCGATCAGTATGAATCGCGACTACAGGCACATCCGGATATGACCAAGTTAGATGCGTTAGATATGTCTACAGGATCTTTAGGACAAGGTTTATCAGCAGCGGTTGGAATGGCTATTGGTGCGAAAAGGTTGAAGAAGGATTTCCAGGTTTATTGTTTGATAGGAGATGGGGAGTCTCAGGAGGGTCAAATTTGGGAAGCGGCAAATATAGCTGAAAAATATAAGTTAGATAATCTGATTGTTATTTTGGATCAAAACGGTCTGCAGCAATATGGGTGGAAAAATGGCGATAAAAGGTTGAACCCAGAGTGTTATGGGAGAAGAAAGTTTGAGAGTTTTGGGTTTGAAACTTGGGAAGTAGATGGACATTGTATGGAGGATTTAATAGCTGTGCTGACTGAAGTGAAGGGGAGACAGGAGGGACACCCTAAAGCTATTATTGCAAATACAACAAAAGGTAAGGGTGTTCGTTTTATGGAAAATAATTATGTTTGGCACTCTAAAGCACCTAATGATGAGGAGTATATAATGGCTTTAACCGAACTAGGGGAGGAAGTTTAA
- a CDS encoding N-acetyltransferase, protein MNLRITNELNKNDKQYIDDELYKFNLKHFPVDLRGRYEEVCLYLKDENGITRGGILAEVCWNWLEIHTFMINEDIRKSGFGTKLLLELEKIAIEKKCNFIKVDTLSFQALGFYKKNGYEVYGCLDNVGRDYKHYYLKKDL, encoded by the coding sequence ATGAATTTGCGCATTACTAATGAATTAAATAAAAATGATAAACAATATATTGATGATGAGCTTTATAAGTTTAACCTGAAACATTTTCCAGTAGATTTAAGAGGCAGATATGAAGAAGTCTGTTTGTATCTTAAGGACGAAAATGGGATTACACGTGGCGGAATACTCGCCGAAGTGTGCTGGAATTGGTTAGAAATTCATACCTTTATGATTAATGAGGATATTCGAAAATCGGGATTTGGAACAAAATTATTATTAGAACTTGAGAAGATCGCTATAGAAAAAAAATGCAATTTCATAAAGGTAGACACACTAAGCTTCCAAGCATTAGGTTTTTATAAAAAAAATGGATATGAAGTATATGGGTGTTTAGACAATGTAGGACGAGACTACAAGCATTATTATTTAAAAAAAGATTTATAA
- a CDS encoding PTS sugar transporter subunit IIA, with amino-acid sequence MFKLKQAYNTKSNKGEKILNRRILEKQAILPNATAKDWEDAVRLCGEILVKTGKVEATYVDAMIRNIQELGPYILIAPGVAMPHARPEDGVIQEGISVVVLKEEVAFEPGKEFKVLIGLAALNNESHIDILQKIAEVISKADSIEQLKNAKEHDEIFQLFM; translated from the coding sequence ATGTTCAAACTCAAACAAGCATATAATACAAAAAGCAACAAAGGAGAAAAAATACTGAATCGTAGAATACTAGAAAAACAAGCAATACTGCCAAATGCTACAGCAAAAGATTGGGAAGATGCTGTACGTTTATGCGGAGAAATACTTGTGAAAACGGGAAAAGTAGAAGCGACTTATGTAGATGCAATGATCAGAAATATTCAGGAGCTTGGACCTTATATTTTAATAGCGCCTGGTGTAGCAATGCCTCACGCGCGTCCGGAAGATGGAGTTATTCAAGAAGGAATTAGCGTTGTTGTCTTGAAGGAAGAAGTTGCCTTTGAGCCTGGCAAGGAATTTAAGGTATTAATCGGCTTGGCCGCTTTAAATAATGAATCACATATCGACATTTTACAAAAAATTGCGGAGGTGATTTCTAAAGCAGATTCGATAGAGCAATTAAAAAATGCAAAAGAGCATGACGAAATTTTTCAGTTATTTATGTAA
- a CDS encoding CD3324 family protein, with product MSYKKAKNILPAELVQLIQKYVDGEYIYIPRREENKKSWGSSTATRRELELRNSNIYYDHLSGIDMVTLGEKYFLSSKSIQRIILIEKRKRTNI from the coding sequence ATGAGCTATAAAAAAGCAAAAAATATACTACCAGCTGAGTTGGTACAGTTAATACAAAAATATGTTGATGGTGAATACATTTATATTCCACGTAGAGAAGAAAATAAAAAGAGTTGGGGCTCCAGTACTGCTACAAGAAGAGAGTTGGAATTAAGAAATTCTAATATTTATTACGATCATCTATCAGGGATAGATATGGTTACATTAGGCGAAAAATATTTTTTGTCATCTAAGAGCATTCAAAGAATAATATTAATTGAAAAAAGAAAAAGGACAAATATTTGA
- a CDS encoding sigma-70 family RNA polymerase sigma factor produces MTDFEDVLKQFEPMISACIRKLSIYKNHELYRQAGRIALWKAWVKFDMEKGDFAPYAYRSIYGGMLDELKRENRQEEQVDPVEDEKLAFLLEQSFVTSLLHEDLEIAIESLQPNEQELLMWIFVEGISLQQAATRVGITIPGIKKRRERMLAKLRKRIEK; encoded by the coding sequence GTGACGGATTTTGAAGATGTATTGAAGCAGTTTGAGCCGATGATTTCTGCCTGCATTCGAAAACTAAGCATATATAAAAATCACGAGCTCTATAGACAGGCTGGTAGAATTGCATTATGGAAGGCATGGGTGAAGTTCGATATGGAAAAAGGAGATTTTGCACCCTATGCGTACCGATCCATATATGGGGGAATGCTTGACGAATTAAAAAGAGAAAATCGTCAGGAGGAGCAAGTAGACCCCGTGGAGGATGAAAAATTGGCCTTTTTACTGGAACAGTCCTTTGTAACAAGCTTACTGCATGAGGATTTAGAAATAGCAATCGAATCATTGCAACCAAACGAGCAAGAGCTTTTGATGTGGATTTTCGTGGAAGGGATCTCGCTGCAGCAGGCAGCGACTAGAGTTGGTATAACAATACCGGGTATTAAAAAGAGACGGGAAAGAATGCTTGCAAAATTGAGAAAACGTATTGAAAAATAG